The following DNA comes from Tunturibacter psychrotolerans.
GCGGCTTGAGCAGGTGTTTGCGACGAACTTGTAGGGGGACATGCCGGGTGGGACGGTCATGCCTGCCTTGGCGATGATGTTAGCGTAGCTGTCGCGGAGCAGAGTGTAGGGGCGGCCGGCCAGAGGGTTGGGAGCGCCCGGCTGTGGGGCAAATCCGGAGGTGATCGCAAGGGTGGCGTTGCCGAGGGCGGCACCAGAAGTGGAGATAGTGCTGGGCCCTTTGGGCGCAGTTGGACTTCCAGCTGTAGCGGAGGCGACCATCGTTGAAGCCGATCCTCCGTCTAAGGGGATGGTCTGGCTTGGAGTGAGACGGGCCAGGTTGCAGGTCTGCTCGAAGGGGGCGAAGGTGAAGTTGTCGTTGTTGTCCTGGCCGGTTACGGTGCGACCGTGAACCTGGTAGGAACCGTCGCCACCAGGGTCGAGAGAGCCGTCGGATTTGAAGGAGAGTGTGAGTGGGTGGTCGGGTGCGTTGATTTTGACGACCGCCCCGGTTCCGCCGGGTTCGACGGTGTAGGGATAGGCGCGGGCGGCGTCGGGGCCGCAGCCCAGGATTACGGATTCCGGGAAGAACTGAACACTGAAGCCGGTCGATGCGGCGAAGATGCCGTGCATGCGGATGCCAGGAGGTGTCGGTGGGCCTTTATCGCCACCAAACATGCCTTTGAGCAGGTCGGTTTGCATCGTTTGTATGCCAACCCCTGCTCCCTTAGAAGAAAGGTTGAGCGCGGGGCAGGTGATTCGACGAGGAGAGAAGGTTGTTTGTGCGGGGGTGTAAGTGCCGGGGGTGTAAGTGCTTTGGGTGGTGGTGCTCTTGAGCGAGTAGGAGCCACCGTCGTTGGTGAGGTTGGGGTCAGTGGCGTGCGTGCGAGCGTCTAACTCGGTGAGGGGCTGATAGGTTGTGACGTTGTGGGTCTCGGTGTGGCCGGGCGTGGAGGTGCCGCCGCTGGAACCGCTCGCTACAACTCCATCGATGGTGACGGGGCCGGGACCGACGATGGTTCCATCGGCGCGGAGGGTCAGGATGAGGGGCTTCGGTTTGGTGTCGATGACGATGACGGTTCGATCGCTCTTGAAGTCGATGGTGTAGTTCTCTTGATTGGGAGAGAGGAATGAACAGTTGACCAAAACACCGCCGTCGATGAAGTCAAGACGCCAGTGCCCTGCACCCTCGAAGACACCGGCCATGTTTGGTCCTGGAGCGGGTGGCTTGTCAGCGCCGGGAAGGACCTGAGAGAGCATCTGGCCAAAGGCGCCGAGGAGCGAGTTGCCAAGGCATGAAGATGGGAGTCGTCCTGAGGTCACGCAGCGGTTTGTTGCGCGCTCCTCTGGAGTCTTGGGTTTCTGCGGTTGTCCGCTGGGGACGGGTTGCGTCGCGGCAGTAAGTTGGTCGTTCGCCTTCTGCACGTTTGCGTTATAGGTGTCCTGCTGTTTCTTCTGAAAGGCATGTGCGGCGGCAAGCTGCTGCGCGGTTGGTTGCTTGCACGTGGGAAACAGCGTCTTCAATGCTGCACGTGTCATCGTGGTGTACTGCATCAATCCGTTCGGCATGACGTGATCCGGATGTCCAACCATGCAGGTGGCGTTGTCTGAGAGATCTCGGATGTTGCAGTTCTCGATGAAGATGCGCTCGCCGTTGCAGATGTAGGTGATGCCAGGGGTGAGGTCTTGCGCGGCGGCGAAGTTAGCGGCGAAGACGTTGAGCAGTATGGAGATGCTCAGCTTCAGGAGGAGATTTCTTTTGTCTCGGTGGATCGAAGGGATGAGTCCCATATGATCCCCCTTGTCTTAGAAGTGCGGCAACATCGCCGGGAGAGGTACCGTCGAGTCCAAAAGTGTCCCTGGGAGAGATCACATAGTAGAACGTGGAGGAGATAAAGAACAAGCCGCGTCCTGACGCGGACGGCGATCGGGTTCGAATAAAGCCACGCGAACGAGTACTCGACGCGCGGCTCTACAAAAATACCAAACGAGTCTGGAGTTGACGGTGATTAGTTCCTGATCATAGAAAACCGCCGGGGCAGTTTATGCAATTTAAGGCGTAGTTGCATTCAATAGCAGTTCTACTGAAGGCACGATCATATCAAGCAGAACTGCTTGCGGAGTCTCCGCCGATTTCAGGAAAGAGACCTGTTGCTGTCGGACGGACTCGCTCACTGGCTTGTGATTTTGCAAAGAATCAAGCGCCGAAAGACCAATCACCGCGGTTTGATTTAGTGAGTGCGAAACTGGCTCCAGTTCGGCCGTAAGTTCGGAGCGGGGCAATATCGGTTGCAGACTGGCATCATTGTCTCGCCAGAGAATGAGCCACTCGCGCGCTTGTGCCCATTGCTCAGGACTAGCCTTCCCTGCTGCGATCAGCGAAGCGAGATTGTGAAACTCGCGAGCCCGATTGCTTTCGGGGGGCACCGTATCGACCATCCTATTGAGTGGAGTGAAGCTGTCGTAGCTGGCCAACGACTCACGAGCGTATTCCTTGGGTGGTTCGAGGGCGCTCGCAAGAACCTTCAGCGAGGTTACATCGTTCGTACCAACCAGACGCTGCAGCATACGCTCATGGACTGCCTCGTAAGTCTGGCCATTATGAGTCAGGTTGTTCGAGACGATTGCGAGCCGGCGGTACATCGAGTCGACATCAGTTACTTCTTTTGGCGACCATAGACGCTCGGCGATAGCGGCAGTGCGCGGCCAGATGCGGCTTCCTACGTTTTCCGGTGTCACAAACTCAGACCACATCGTCGCTTCGCCGCCGAGGATGTTACGCTGCTGCTCTGGAGTCAGCTTAGCCGCTGCTCCCGCGAGCGGGTCGGCCGCGTAGTGTTGAGACGCAGGCTGGTTGAGGTCGATATAGTAACCGGCTGAGAGAATGCCGCGATTGCCACGCTGCGCTGCCAGGGCGAGCGAATCGGGCCCTCTCCAAGACTGAATGAGAACGTCCTTCGGGGTGTCGGGCTGCAATACTTCGTCCCAGCCAATCGTGATTTTGCCGCGCTTGGTCACCAACTGTTGAACACGACCTGTGAAGTATGCCTGTAAGGCGGCATCGTCCTTAAGGTTGTGCTGGCGCATGTATTCCTGAATCCGGGAGTTGGTGTCCCATTCTTTGCCGTTACACTCATCGCCACCTATATGAAAGTAGGCGTCTGGAAATAACGACGTCATCTCGCCGATGAAACGATCGAGAAACTCGTAGGTGCTTTCACGGGTGGGATCCATCGCCGGATCGAAGATTCCCCATTTTCGCTCTATAAGATAGTGGCCTTTGCCGCTCGCAAGATCGGGGTAACCAACAAACCAGGCTGTGGCATGGCCTGGCATATCGAACTCTGGAATCACGCGGATGCCGCGGTCGCGAGCGTATGCGATGATGTCACGAACTTGGTTCTGCGTGTAGTAGTTTCCGTCTGATCCCTTCTCTTGCAAGAGCGGATAGGTCTTGCTCTCAATGCGAAATCCCTGATTCTCCGAGAGGTGCCAGTGAAAGACATTAAACTTCACGGCTTCCATTCCATCTAAAGTCTGACGAACGACGTCGAGCGGCATGAAGTGGCGGCCTGAGTCGAGCATGAGGCCCCGCCATGGGAACCGGGGAGCGTCATCGATGGTTACGGCGACGACGGTGAATCCTTGCGGCGTCGTGTCTACCAATTGGAGAAAAGTCTGTAGGCCGTGGAGAATGCCAAGCGGATTGGGCGCACTGAGTATCACCTGAGTTGGAGAAACCGCGAGGTGATAAGACTCGTCTTCGCCCAGTTGTTGGATTTCTCTGCTGGGTCCTTCGGTTTTTATGATGAACTTTGGTCCGCCGGGACGATTGTTGAGCCAAAGCGGAA
Coding sequences within:
- a CDS encoding beta-N-acetylhexosaminidase, which encodes MLSVRLLLAVFTSTLLFTTSATLQADTQLSIMPLPAHATSGVGSFVVDGTFQVRIEGYTEPRLERAKDRFLATLTSKTGIPLWLNNRPGGPKFIIKTEGPSREIQQLGEDESYHLAVSPTQVILSAPNPLGILHGLQTFLQLVDTTPQGFTVVAVTIDDAPRFPWRGLMLDSGRHFMPLDVVRQTLDGMEAVKFNVFHWHLSENQGFRIESKTYPLLQEKGSDGNYYTQNQVRDIIAYARDRGIRVIPEFDMPGHATAWFVGYPDLASGKGHYLIERKWGIFDPAMDPTRESTYEFLDRFIGEMTSLFPDAYFHIGGDECNGKEWDTNSRIQEYMRQHNLKDDAALQAYFTGRVQQLVTKRGKITIGWDEVLQPDTPKDVLIQSWRGPDSLALAAQRGNRGILSAGYYIDLNQPASQHYAADPLAGAAAKLTPEQQRNILGGEATMWSEFVTPENVGSRIWPRTAAIAERLWSPKEVTDVDSMYRRLAIVSNNLTHNGQTYEAVHERMLQRLVGTNDVTSLKVLASALEPPKEYARESLASYDSFTPLNRMVDTVPPESNRAREFHNLASLIAAGKASPEQWAQAREWLILWRDNDASLQPILPRSELTAELEPVSHSLNQTAVIGLSALDSLQNHKPVSESVRQQQVSFLKSAETPQAVLLDMIVPSVELLLNATTP